A single Vibrio sp. YMD68 DNA region contains:
- the tsf gene encoding translation elongation factor Ts, with the protein MATVTAALVKELRERTAAGMMECKKALVAAEGDIELAIENMRKSGAAKAAKKAGNVAAEGTIIIKEADGVAALLEVNCQTDFVAKDAGFLAFANEVAEVALAERLDIEALQAKFEDARIALVTKIGENIGIRRVQFVEGAAIASYRHGEKIGVVVAGEGDAETLKHVAMHVAASKPEFLNPSDVPADVVAKEKAVQVEIAMNEGKPQEIAEKMVIGRMKKFTGEISLTGQAFIMEPKKTVGDILKERSATVTDFVRLEVGEGIEKAAEMSFAEEVAAVQKG; encoded by the coding sequence ATGGCAACTGTAACTGCTGCTCTAGTAAAAGAACTTCGTGAACGCACAGCTGCGGGCATGATGGAATGTAAAAAAGCACTTGTTGCTGCTGAAGGCGACATTGAGCTAGCGATTGAAAATATGCGTAAATCTGGCGCAGCGAAAGCAGCTAAGAAAGCTGGTAACGTTGCTGCAGAAGGCACAATCATTATTAAAGAAGCTGACGGTGTTGCTGCGCTTCTTGAAGTAAACTGCCAAACTGACTTCGTAGCAAAAGATGCAGGCTTCCTAGCCTTTGCTAACGAAGTTGCTGAAGTTGCTCTAGCTGAACGTCTAGACATTGAAGCACTTCAAGCTAAGTTTGAAGACGCACGTATTGCTCTAGTAACCAAAATTGGTGAAAATATCGGCATCCGTCGCGTACAGTTCGTTGAAGGTGCAGCTATCGCTTCTTACCGTCACGGTGAGAAAATCGGTGTAGTTGTTGCTGGTGAAGGCGATGCTGAAACACTTAAGCACGTGGCTATGCACGTTGCTGCTTCTAAGCCTGAATTCTTGAACCCATCTGACGTACCTGCTGATGTAGTTGCTAAAGAGAAAGCGGTTCAAGTTGAGATCGCGATGAATGAAGGTAAACCTCAAGAAATCGCTGAGAAAATGGTTATCGGCCGCATGAAGAAATTCACAGGCGAAATCTCTCTAACAGGTCAAGCTTTCATCATGGAACCTAAGAAAACAGTTGGCGACATTCTTAAAGAAAGAAGCGCAACGGTTACTGACTTTGTTCGTCTAGAAGTTGGTGAAGGTATCGAGAAAGCAGCTGAAATGAGCTTTGCTGAAGAAGTAGCAGCGGTTCAAAAAGGTTAA